Proteins encoded by one window of Microplitis demolitor isolate Queensland-Clemson2020A chromosome 6, iyMicDemo2.1a, whole genome shotgun sequence:
- the LOC103577374 gene encoding golgin subfamily B member 1, which yields MKRRRSRIKNQSRSSTISPKINRDLSPLKSKSFQLVKQQHVHKNVPQINKYEALEERSLNYREFLESLESFFDIKKPLRSLESLFRTYLDSEESSSETTESEKSSEFHEINAYPHFRPINCQNVIQSYQVTGEYNFNQFDDLSVNSTEERMAEDDSDGQEENVGIEHETFVSSVTSHDIMDEEGQRSENLTEERPEEREPEDKELNVTEEIQKDDDFKGDKNEELNDGGVNKEEMYNIDNENIEEKKEEMVQKNSQLSKKSFSSSEDRKNESTEEKKSEVIKKDSQSSRKSLSSFGVSKKESNKSKEETVKSIKEEFKSDKEDIKSVREDMKSVKEEMKSIKEENISYDLPGDDTQIDDLMAMMDTAMVDKMTEAYKQLSILQEEIDELQNELEELRRKEDLTDNEKNILEMKSQDVIKKTEELDILTKKIQDILGIQDPTSIDGYVQALGLITQSDEPKAEEEERDKVNAWKNWEATSEDDCFDLPQEEYPEDRLPRVIVCGHTEERIPRIIVADSKKKLNTDVKYLENIAEKFSDALNVQEKLARENAQLEGGKYKLEQALLEKDDTVEDLQRTVCNLQAEMRMVIKKNTELSQQVATLNEQVINYSCPGSFQNSPRSTNYRTSPRYDNSNYCPSSPTERSRLGGGGSGHDICSQLGCCRPVVPPASMTELKFNRGVCPAEIGSKLFDRDTNTKQLEQQIGEVEQNVQTMRKELANVTRETLQLEQQRKLLKCTAPCAPCPCPNQSDLRGTPSDRGVLNFMPQDLTFAKMQQFPTTGIPSCTGVCTQAPMGGSNCPLQQLRDLREQYARLKEDYNNKLREVSYLRSDAEKMKQETRDAKDEKEKIENQLIDLQERLKCFESDRNRFAGSKEQVIEQEQTLIVARQRYREAQDELEELRSLIQDQANQLEDYRNKYLHAQEQVEDQRRQLELMEMDNARMNENVTLEIGRVKNQFQEKLLELAPLPDILKQTQLKLQECQQMRLLAERNCEELSRELMNCKDKIGAMTSQSEMLRSENVLLKGSDQLEDLENRNRELKNENERLKNACARSEEREGEYKQRIDEKMHEIAQLSSMLEQVREDSARQVARTKDRCDTIRRNMQAQIGDLEKQLAHCRATAKAAQRDRDEIRQKMQGQINHLSEAFEQAQGRVRTLQGQVNYLNTSYSNVFNVGTRAETPITSMPLETSQNIYDSCNCNY from the exons ATgaag AGACGGAGATCTCGTATAAAAAATCAGTCACGATCATCGACTATTTCACCTAAAATAAATCGAGATTTGTCGCCACTAAAAAGCAAAAGTTTTCAGTTGGTTAAGCAACAACATGTTCATAAAAATGTTccgcaaataaataaatatgaagcGCTGGAAGAAAGATCTTTGAATTACAGAGAGTTTTTGGAATCTTTAGAgtcattttttgatatcaAAAAACCATTGAGGTCATTGGAGAGTTTATTTAGAACGTATTTAGACTCGGAGGAATCATCTTCGGAGACTACGGAAAGCGAAAAGAGCTCCGAGTTTCATGAAATAAATGCGTACCCACATTTCAGGCCAATAAATTGTCAAAATGTCATACAG AGTTATCAAGTGACTggagaatataattttaatcaatttgatGATTTATCAGTAAACTCTACTGAAGAAAGAATGGCTGAAGATGATAGCGATGGGCAAGAAGAAAATGTTGGTATTGAACATGAAACTTTTGTATCTTCAGTGACTTCACATGACATTATGGACGAAGAAGGGCAGCGGAGTGAAAATCTTACAGAAGAAAGACCAGAAGAGAGGGAACCGGAAGATAAAGAATTAAATGTCACAGAAGAAATACAAAAAGACGATGATTTTAAAGGagataaaaatgaagaattgAATGACGGTGGGGTAAATAAAGAAGAAATgtataatattgataatgaaaatattgaagagAAGAAGGAAGAAATGGTGCAGAAAAATTCACAGCTtagtaaaaaatcattttcttcatcagaagatagaaaaaatgaaagtacTGAAGAGAAGAAAAgtgaagttataaaaaaagattcacAGTCTAGTAGAAAATCTCTTTCTTCTTTTGGAGTAAGCAAAAAAGAGTCTAATAAATCTAAAGAAGAAACTGTTAAGTCAATCAAAGAAGAATTTAAATCAGATAAAGAAGACATCAAGTCTGTTAGAGAAGATATGAAGTCAGTTAAAGAAGAAATGAAGTCaattaaagaagaaaatatatCCTATGATCTTCCCGGAGATG atacACAGATAGATGACTTGATGGCGATGATGGACACTGCGATGGTTGATAAAATGACCGAAGCTTATAAACAGTTGTCTATTTTGCAAGAAGAAATTGATGAGCTTCAAAATGAACTTGAAGAACTACGACGT aaAGAAGATTTGACggacaatgaaaaaaatattttagaaatgaAGAGTCAAGACGTAATAAAAAAGACAGAAGAACTTGAtattttgactaaaaaaattcaagatatCCTCGGTATCCAAGATCCTACTTCTATTGATGGTTATGTCCAGGCACTGGGATTAATTACTCAATCTGATGAACCCAAAGCTGAa GAAGAAGAAAGAGATAAAGTTAATGCTTGGAAAAATTGGGAAGCAACTTCTGAAGATGATTGTTTTGATTTGCCGCAGGAAGAATATCCTGAAGATCg attgcCTAGAGTAATAGTTTGTGGGCATACTGAAGAAAGAATCCCCAGGATTATTGTTGctgacagtaaaaaaaagttaaatacagacgttaaatatttagaaaacaTTGCCGAGAAATTTTCAGACGCTTTGAATGTCCAAGAAAAACTTGCTCGTGAAAATGCTCAATTAGAAGGCGGCAA gtACAAATTAGAACAGGCCCTGCTAGAAAAAGACGACACAGTCGAAGATCTGCAGCGCACAGTATGCAATCTCCAAGCAGAGATGCGTATGGTGATAAAGAAGAATACAGAATTGAGTCAACAAGTTGCGACTTTGAATGAACAGGTTATTAATTACAGTTGTCCTGGATCCTTTCAAAACTCTCCAAGATCCACTAATTATCGCACTAGTCCGCGTTACGATAATTCTAATTATTGTCCAAGCAGTCCGACTGAAC GCTCACGATTGGGTGGCGGTGGATCAGGACATGACATCTGCAGCCAACTTGGATGCTGTCGTCCAGTGGTACCTCCAGCTTCCATGActgaacttaaatttaatcgcGGAGTTTGTCCTGCTGAAATAGGAAGTAAACTATTCGATCGCGATACTAATACCAAGCAActg gaACAACAAATAGGTGAAGTAGAACAAAATGTTCAAACAATGAGGAAAGAATTAGCGAATGTTACGCGCGAAACACTTCAATTAGAGCAGCAGAGAAAATTACTCAAGTGTACAGCACCCTGTGCTCCATGTCCTTGTCCCAATCAAAGTGATCTTCGTGGCACGCCATCAGATCGtggtgttttaaattttatgccTCAAGATTTGACATTTGCTAAAATG cAACAGTTTCCAACGACTGGTATCCCATCATGTACTGGAGTTTGTACACAGGCTCCGATGGGTGGTAGTAACTGTCCATTGCAACAACTACGAGATTTACGAGAACAGTATGCGCGGCTGAAGGAAgactacaataataaattacgtgAAGTCTCGTATTTGAGAAGCGACGCTGAAAAAATGAAGCAGGAGACACGTGATGCTAaagatgaaaaagaaaaaatagagAATCAGTTGATAGATTTGCAGGAGCGATTAAAGTGTTTTGAATCTGACAGGAATAGATTCGCTGGAAGTAAAGAACAGGTGATAGAACAAGAACAGACGTTGATTGTTGCTAGGCAGCGATACAGGGAAGCGCAAGATGAGCTGGAGGAATTGAGATCTTTGATTCAAGACCAAGCTAATCAGTTGGAAGACTACAGGAATAAATATTTGCATGCTCAGGAACAGGTTGAAGATCAGAGAAGACAACTGGAGTTGATGGAGATGGACAACGCTCGTATGAATGAAAATGTGACTCTTGAAATTGGACGAGTAAAG AATCAGTTCCAAGAAAAATTGTTAGAATTAGCACCGCTTCCTGATATACTTAAGCAAACACAGTTAAAACTTCAAGAATGTCAGCAAATGCGTTTGCTTGCTGAAAGAAATTGCGAAGAACTATCACGTGAACTGATGAATTGTAAAGACAAAATAGGAGCGATGACAAGTCAGTCAGAGATGTTGAGAAGCGAAAATGTCCTTCTTaaa GGGTCAGATCAGCTAGAAGATCTAGAGAATAGAAACCGTGAGCTGAAGAATGAAAACGAACGATTAAAAAATGCTTGTGCGAGATCTGAAGAACGTGAGGGTGAGTACAAGCAGAGAATCGATGAAAAAATGCACGAGATAGCTCAGCTGTCATCGATGTTGGAACAAGTGAGAGAAGATTCAGCCAGACAGGTAGCAAGAACAAAGGACAGATGTGATACTATACGGCGGAATATGCAAGCACAGATTGGTGACTTGGAAAAACAACTTGCCCATTGCAGGGCAACTGCCAAAGCCGCTCAGAGGGACAGAGATGAG ATAAGACAAAAGATGCAGGGCCAGATAAATCACCTGAGTGAAGCTTTCGAACAAGCGCAGGGCCGCGTTCGAACTCTTCAAGGgcaagttaattatttaaatacttcttACAGTAATGTCTTCAATGTCGGAACTCGCGCAGAAACTCCGATCACTTCAATGCCTCTAGAGACGAGCCAAAATATCTACGACAGCTGCAACTGTAATTACTaa
- the LOC103577323 gene encoding negative elongation factor B, with protein sequence MTTRNNGRAVGDGLEELGIPGQVYLRDSLTSCTDPLKAIEEFQLENGVLLPSLRPMLPLLDLHGVRRLDFHASVLEELREKLVKRINEIGAERSDKGGSPGDKRLKDMLSKSFSAIRVPALRPVVMSILRNTPHIDDKYLRVLVREKELYNSAETEVKRQIWKDNQSLFGDEVSPLFSKYIIEKEQVLFDHGNLNSLFFSPSPKVRRQGEVVQKLAHMIGTSVKLYDMVLQFLRTLFLRTKNIHYCTLRAELLMALHDLEVQEIISVDPCHKFTWCLDACIREKNVDIKRSRELQGFLDSIKRGQEQVLGDLSMTLCDPYAVNFLASSAIKIALHLINGESLPRDNAVLVLLLRMLALGLSAWQMIDSQDFKEPKLDSQVVTKFLPALMSLMVDDQIRQLNCKLPPDERESAIAIIEHSGPPPDACQAYAQLSGVAAVLSMYYTLHVGGATGGFGLAVASGAGGVGGLGAGAGKSRSDSRGLMRVLSTLPNCQGQRAFEDPFLHTLVSLLILNMADEFSNESFCTVIFDEFFLAGLGRDNVTRHLLKLLWYIYPKLPAARLHSLMKGLQPTSQHNEAVHTLYEALREKIGNRTMEEATMGQDTMGMDCSSSPLGVSVPT encoded by the exons atgacaaCGAGAAATAATGGACGAGCTGTCGGAGATGGTTTGGAGGAACTGGGTATACCTGGACAAGTTTACTTGAGAGATTCGTTGACGAGTTGCACGGATCCTTTGAAAGCTATTGAAGAGTTTCAGTTAGAAAATGGAGTTCTATTACCGTCTTTGAGACCTATGCTTCCTTTACTAGATCTCCATGGTGTTAGAAGGCTGGATTTTCACGCGTCAGTTCTTGAAGAATTGAGAGAGAAACTGGTGAAGCGGATCAACGAAATTGGCGCGGAAAGAAGTGATAAAGGCGGAAGTCCTGGTGATAAAAGACTGAAAGATATGCTGTCGAAAAGTTTCTCGGCGATAAGAGTTCCGGCGTTGCGTCCTGTGGTGATGAGTATCCTCAGAAATACGCCGCATATTGATGACAAATATTTACGGGTACTGGTCAGAGAGAAGGAGTTGTATAATAGTGCGGAGACGGAAGTTAAAAGACAGATTTGGAAAGACAATCAGAGTCTTTTTGGTGATGAAGTGTCACCGCTGTtcagtaaatatattatcgAGAAAGAACAAGTGCTATTTGATCACGGTAATTTGAATTCGTTGTTTTTTTCCCCGTCTCCCAAAGTAAGAAGACAGGGAGAAGTTGTACAAAAGCTGGCGCACATGATTGGTACGAGTGTTAAACTTTACGATATGGTATTGCAGTTTTTGAGGACGTTATTTTTGagaactaaaaatattcattactgTACACTGCGTGCTGAGCTTCTGATGGCTCTCCATGACCTGGAGGTCCAGGAAATTATTTCCGTTGATCCTTGTCATAAATTTACATGGTGTTTAGATGCATGTATTAGGGAAAAGAACGTTGATATTAAGCGCTCGCGGGAACTTCAAGGTTTTTTGGACAGTATaaag agAGGCCAGGAACAAGTGTTAGGTGACCTCAGCATGACACTCTGCGATCCATATGCTGTAAATTTTCTTGCAAGTAGCGCAATAAAAATAGCACTTCATTTAATAAACGGAGAATCTCTCCCCCGAGATAATGCCGTTCTGGTTCTGCTGCTGAGAATGCTGGCACTGGGACTGTCAGCGTGGCAAATGATCGACTCTCAAGATTTCAAAGAGCCCAAACTCGACAGCCAAGTAGTGACGAAATTTTTACCTGCACTGATGTCGCTGATGGTCGACGACCAGATAAGACAATTGAACTGTAAATTGCCGCCAGATGAACGAGAAAGCGCGATAGCTATCATAGAACACTCGGGTCCACCTCCAGACGCATGTCAAGCCTACGCGCAATTATCCGGAGTGGCCGCGGTTCTTTCTATGTACTACACCCTTCATGTCGGAGGAGCGACTGGAGGTTTCGGATTAGCCGTTGCCAGCGGCGCCGGAGGTGTGGGTGGACTCGGTGCTGGCGCCGGTAAATCTAGAAGTGATTCCCGAGGACTTATGAGAGTTCTTTCAACTCTTCCAAACTGCCAAGGACAACGTGCCTTTGAAGATCCTTTTCTTCATACTCTCGTTTCTTTACTTATTCTCAATATGGCTGATGAATTTTCCAATGAATCATTTTGTACTGTAATTTTTGACGAATTTTTCCTAGCCGGATTAGGCAGAGACAACGTGACGAGGCATTTACTTAAATTACTTTGGTATATTTACCCAAAATTACCCGCTGCCAGGTTGCATTCTTTAATGAAAGGACTTCAGCCCACTAGTCAG cACAATGAAGCTGTACACACTTTGTATGAGGCTCTCAGAGAGAAAATCGGTAACAGAACAATGGAAGAAGCTACAATGGGACAAGATACAATGGGAATGGATTGTTCTTCATCACCACTTGGAGTATCAGTGcctacttaa